A single Methanospirillum lacunae DNA region contains:
- a CDS encoding ferric reductase-like transmembrane domain-containing protein yields the protein MIYLSCLALYFCTALIVIETDKGGEPIYTILRIAGLWGYISLSGAVIMNLFKPDLKRILGRPFLQLHHLFAISGLLLVTLHPVLFIILSGDPSSIIPVLSSPFLFFVNGGRVAIIIVYFAFLAGLFRLKIGTRWKVIHRLVYPALLLAIIHANLIGSTFQNPIIRIICNGLAVAIIITSILKMFKHHKKHKMEANRRIS from the coding sequence TTGATATACCTTTCTTGTCTTGCGCTATACTTTTGTACCGCATTGATCGTTATCGAGACTGATAAAGGGGGAGAACCAATCTATACGATTCTTCGCATTGCCGGGCTATGGGGTTATATTTCATTATCCGGAGCAGTGATCATGAATCTCTTCAAACCTGATCTAAAAAGGATCTTGGGGAGACCATTTTTACAACTCCATCATCTGTTTGCAATATCCGGATTGCTACTTGTTACTCTGCACCCGGTCCTTTTTATTATTCTTTCAGGAGATCCTTCGTCCATTATTCCAGTTCTCTCGTCACCATTTCTTTTCTTTGTAAATGGCGGAAGGGTAGCGATTATTATTGTCTATTTTGCTTTTCTGGCAGGGCTTTTCAGATTGAAGATTGGTACCAGATGGAAAGTTATTCATCGCCTTGTATATCCGGCCCTACTTTTAGCCATCATTCACGCAAACCTTATTGGATCTACATTCCAAAATCCAATAATCCGGATAATCTGTAACGGTCTTGCTGTTGCAATTATCATTACCAGCATACTCAAAATGTTCAAACACCATAAAAAACACAAGATGGAAGCAAACAGAAGAATATCATAG
- a CDS encoding GntP family permease produces the protein MYTLQIFFIIIILISVIGIKFRVPPFITLVGGAVAFGFAVGGNPDAVFTQVATGCASVFNSLGIPILAGSVIAKYLVEQGYIQQIVSDIRKVLKSPLSLSGFAGYIIAVPSTCPITAYMILQPVLSHLAPDKKRQSSLMYLVALGSTLGVAFVYPTPVTFPLFDTFGPKHLTPLTFDMVTITLSVIFLGLLIWWTKWRAPKVTEQISDIQPSSLIPGKTEKAESEIISEGSEGAEWGLEESGYSDQKYVQPGCEIDSGLCTGKFHPKAWVPFLVIFAAIPVGLFLLHLSHFTLVQFIMFAGMIAAVMVALPENRWTGFVSGAKHAGVVIFDICGAGALGYVITQSTFAQDSLVVLAQNVPLILIPFVMAALIQTAQGSRIVTSILTAQIIASTGIPPMMNPLALFLMIIAGAGVICFVTDPYFWLLHRTTGDDVKTVFKRYTIPQVIFGVLTYMVAFAIQYFYP, from the coding sequence ATGTACACCCTGCAGATATTTTTCATCATTATCATTCTTATCTCTGTGATAGGGATAAAATTCCGTGTACCTCCTTTTATCACCCTTGTTGGTGGTGCGGTGGCATTCGGATTTGCAGTTGGTGGGAATCCCGATGCGGTTTTTACACAGGTTGCAACAGGCTGCGCAAGTGTTTTTAATAGTCTGGGAATACCAATTCTTGCTGGTTCAGTTATCGCAAAATATCTTGTTGAACAGGGTTATATTCAACAGATCGTTTCAGATATCAGAAAAGTCCTTAAAAGCCCGCTCTCACTTTCTGGATTTGCTGGATATATTATCGCTGTTCCTTCAACTTGTCCGATCACAGCTTACATGATTCTCCAGCCAGTGCTTTCTCACTTAGCTCCTGATAAAAAGCGCCAGTCTAGCCTTATGTATCTGGTAGCTCTAGGTAGTACACTTGGTGTAGCATTTGTCTATCCTACTCCAGTCACTTTTCCGCTCTTTGACACTTTTGGACCTAAACACCTCACCCCATTAACTTTTGACATGGTAACGATCACCCTCTCGGTGATTTTTCTGGGTCTTCTGATTTGGTGGACCAAATGGAGGGCCCCTAAAGTAACAGAGCAAATATCGGATATTCAGCCAAGTTCACTGATTCCTGGGAAAACTGAAAAGGCCGAATCCGAAATCATATCAGAAGGGTCAGAAGGTGCTGAATGGGGGCTTGAGGAGAGTGGTTATTCAGATCAAAAGTATGTACAACCCGGATGTGAGATTGATTCGGGTCTTTGCACTGGTAAATTTCATCCAAAGGCTTGGGTGCCATTTCTGGTAATATTTGCTGCAATACCGGTCGGTCTATTTCTTCTTCATCTCTCGCATTTCACACTGGTTCAGTTCATTATGTTTGCAGGAATGATTGCTGCTGTAATGGTAGCACTACCTGAAAACAGATGGACGGGATTTGTATCCGGAGCAAAGCATGCAGGAGTTGTAATTTTTGACATCTGCGGGGCCGGAGCACTTGGATATGTGATCACCCAGAGTACATTTGCCCAGGATTCACTGGTAGTGCTTGCACAAAATGTTCCGCTCATTTTGATTCCCTTTGTAATGGCAGCTCTCATTCAGACTGCCCAGGGATCCCGTATCGTCACCTCGATACTTACCGCGCAGATAATTGCCAGTACTGGTATTCCTCCGATGATGAACCCGTTGGCACTTTTCCTGATGATCATCGCAGGAGCAGGAGTCATCTGCTTTGTTACAGATCCCTATTTCTGGCTGCTTCACCGGACAACTGGGGATGATGTGAAGACTGTCTTTAAGCGTTACACTATCCCCCAGGTGATATTCGGGGTCTTGACGTACATGGTCGCGTTTGCGATCCAGTACTTTTACCCCTGA
- the dinB gene encoding DNA polymerase IV, with protein sequence MENQIIAHLDMDSFYASVEIRDDPSLTGQPVVVGSDPQEGKGRGVISTCSYEARRYGLHSGMPISQAWQLCPHAVYIRPSGKYSIVSARIMEILQYYTQHLEQVSIDEAYLDFSDCGSYDQAEERAFFIKKVLQEHEGLSCSIGIAPARSYAKIASDLQKPNGLTIIRPDNLKKIISSLTVDKIPGIGKKSYALLQSRKLSTFKDLAEADIQLLQEIFGAWAVRVQDIASGNDISGLKDQGPRQSIGRETTFAEDTTDPDLISTTLDDLARSLHAELLRVHARTRTVGIRIRYTGFVTYTRSVSLSHADDNLASIMKAAHSLIEECWEGKPVRLIGIRLSGLVYHDPKQCTLDQFFS encoded by the coding sequence ATGGAAAATCAGATTATCGCCCATCTTGACATGGATTCATTCTATGCTTCTGTTGAGATCCGTGATGATCCCTCTCTTACAGGACAACCGGTCGTAGTTGGCTCTGATCCTCAGGAGGGAAAAGGACGCGGTGTGATCAGCACATGCTCATATGAAGCACGAAGATATGGTCTCCATTCAGGGATGCCGATATCTCAGGCATGGCAACTCTGCCCCCATGCCGTATATATTCGTCCAAGTGGAAAATACAGCATTGTTTCTGCTCGAATTATGGAAATCCTGCAGTATTATACGCAACATCTTGAACAGGTTAGTATAGATGAAGCATATCTTGATTTTTCTGACTGTGGTTCCTATGATCAAGCAGAAGAACGAGCTTTTTTTATTAAAAAAGTTTTACAGGAACATGAAGGGTTGAGTTGTTCAATAGGGATTGCACCGGCCCGTTCCTACGCAAAAATTGCATCAGACCTACAGAAACCTAATGGCTTGACCATCATCCGACCAGATAATCTAAAAAAAATAATATCCTCTCTTACTGTCGATAAGATTCCAGGGATCGGAAAAAAGTCATACGCACTGCTACAATCGCGTAAATTATCTACATTTAAAGATCTTGCTGAAGCAGACATTCAACTTCTTCAGGAAATTTTTGGAGCATGGGCAGTGCGAGTTCAGGATATTGCATCTGGCAATGATATCTCCGGACTTAAGGATCAGGGACCACGTCAATCCATCGGGAGGGAGACAACCTTTGCCGAAGATACTACTGATCCGGATCTGATATCAACAACCCTCGATGATTTGGCACGGTCACTTCATGCAGAACTGCTTAGAGTTCACGCACGAACAAGGACAGTAGGTATTCGTATACGATACACAGGTTTTGTTACATACACCAGATCAGTCTCGCTATCCCATGCTGATGATAATCTGGCGTCAATCATGAAAGCTGCACATTCATTGATTGAAGAGTGTTGGGAAGGAAAACCAGTACGTCTGATCGGGATAAGACTCTCTGGTCTCGTGTATCATGATCCTAAACAGTGTACTCTGGATCAATTCTTCAGTTAA
- a CDS encoding ABC transporter permease — protein MIDIWWRSILTIMQMLHQLFTISRWEVKRFFTTMSRDLLPISVILLILLVLVSGFAAQRGMHLQDGLYRIGIDSPTYLEIIGNDPRYTVYDTSNLYGVTPQKAGTDLKIQTGTILRTPGEKGKAAQKSFERDYQAYSDRIYQQQKDLFAAYPLWIQNEYVSSELNFLATQTGQQIGIPGQAYNEAPEPDLPVEEVTPPVSSVPVDSEELRMSLAEQMRNDQEQVSRYTGIFSKADTTQIPYKVPSLLSPPLPFDTIIFIFVFIFPLYFTSQFFMMSIMNERTLRQGEALIAAPIKPEILIFGKMLPYAIGMILLASAILFAVHTDIIAILPLIPVILFFLAFALFIGMVSRSFKELSFISIFFSTIATSYLFFPSLFANVHIVSLLSPVTLVVYVIQGTGYTLMEYLYATSLFYLTSFIIFGICIKNFREEQLFTESSMVSKVRLYLAGLIQPRHWWFSLFIIGLISIPFVLMAQMMYLVLFFNLPMPFSLILIMLLAAFTEEMAKGAGIIALITAMPGFLNARILVIASALIALGFLVGEKLLLFVTISQISDSVFGAALFLSIGMLWMPFLLHTVGVCITGALVLYKGPKALPFGLALATAVHLTYNLYMLRGWLW, from the coding sequence ATGATTGATATATGGTGGCGTTCAATTCTCACCATTATGCAGATGCTGCATCAGCTTTTTACCATCTCACGGTGGGAGGTCAAACGTTTCTTCACCACTATGAGCAGGGATCTGCTCCCTATTTCGGTAATACTCCTGATTCTCCTCGTCCTGGTGAGTGGATTTGCTGCACAACGCGGGATGCATCTGCAGGATGGACTGTATAGGATTGGGATTGACAGCCCAACATATCTTGAAATTATTGGAAATGATCCCAGATATACAGTTTATGATACGAGTAATCTTTATGGAGTGACCCCGCAGAAAGCAGGTACTGATCTAAAGATCCAAACAGGGACGATTCTTCGAACACCTGGAGAGAAAGGTAAAGCTGCTCAAAAAAGTTTTGAACGCGATTACCAAGCATACTCTGATAGGATATATCAACAACAAAAAGATCTTTTTGCCGCATATCCTCTCTGGATTCAAAATGAGTACGTTTCAAGTGAACTCAACTTTCTAGCAACGCAGACCGGACAGCAGATCGGTATTCCCGGGCAGGCATATAATGAGGCTCCAGAACCAGATCTTCCGGTTGAGGAAGTTACACCACCGGTCTCATCAGTTCCGGTAGATTCGGAAGAACTGCGGATGAGCCTCGCTGAACAGATGAGAAATGACCAGGAGCAGGTGAGTAGATATACGGGAATTTTTTCAAAGGCTGACACTACGCAGATTCCCTATAAAGTTCCCTCTCTCCTCTCTCCTCCACTTCCATTTGATACCATCATCTTCATTTTTGTCTTCATTTTTCCGCTATACTTCACATCTCAATTCTTCATGATGAGTATCATGAACGAGCGCACCCTGAGGCAGGGAGAAGCACTTATTGCCGCCCCAATTAAACCGGAAATCCTTATTTTTGGAAAAATGTTGCCATATGCCATCGGTATGATCCTATTAGCATCTGCAATCCTGTTTGCAGTTCATACAGATATCATAGCTATCCTGCCACTCATTCCTGTTATCTTATTCTTTCTCGCATTTGCTCTCTTTATTGGAATGGTATCCCGCAGTTTTAAAGAACTCTCATTCATCTCTATCTTCTTCTCAACAATTGCTACCTCATATCTTTTCTTTCCAAGCCTCTTTGCAAATGTTCACATTGTAAGCCTTCTTTCACCGGTCACTCTTGTTGTATATGTAATCCAGGGAACCGGTTACACACTAATGGAGTATCTGTATGCGACTTCTCTCTTCTACCTGACAAGTTTCATTATCTTTGGTATCTGTATAAAAAATTTCAGAGAAGAGCAACTATTTACAGAATCCAGTATGGTTTCAAAGGTAAGGCTCTATCTTGCCGGACTGATACAACCCCGTCACTGGTGGTTCTCACTTTTTATTATCGGGTTGATCAGTATACCTTTCGTTCTCATGGCCCAGATGATGTACCTGGTTCTCTTCTTTAACCTCCCAATGCCTTTTTCATTAATTTTGATAATGTTGCTTGCTGCTTTTACTGAAGAGATGGCAAAAGGGGCTGGAATTATAGCACTTATCACTGCAATGCCAGGATTTCTAAATGCACGTATACTAGTGATTGCCTCAGCCCTCATTGCATTAGGGTTTCTTGTTGGAGAAAAATTACTCCTTTTTGTTACCATTTCGCAAATATCAGATTCCGTTTTTGGTGCAGCCCTGTTCCTGAGCATCGGAATGCTCTGGATGCCATTCCTTTTGCATACAGTTGGAGTCTGTATAACCGGAGCTTTGGTTCTATACAAAGGGCCAAAAGCGTTGCCATTTGGTCTAGCCCTTGCCACAGCAGTGCATCTTACCTATAATCTGTATATGCTCAGGGGGTGGCTTTGGTGA
- a CDS encoding aminotransferase class I/II-fold pyridoxal phosphate-dependent enzyme, with protein MDIRDFRLERYMAQHEFSAPFLLCSSDCETLSIQDLLTFEDQSYENFLNLKLGYTEAPGSPELREEISAWYNAIDSNDVIVTSGAEETIFIAMHVLLRSGDHVIVQMPAYQSLHEIPKSIGCHVSPWHMVEKNGAWHLDLEILHDLITPNTKVLVINSPHNPTGYQFSASDWAEIEKICSDHSIFIISDEVYRGIEHNPDTALNPMADMSESALSIGVMSKSLGLAGLRIGWVASQNEEFRKKFQAFKDYTTICNSGPSEYLARLALKYKDQIIKNNLSIIHENMDILHTFFKSYADQVTWSAPIAGSTAFPRLVSDTPVETFCDKVRKDTGVLLLPGTVFHVETPHFRLGYGRKNMPDILGRFEQYLQSRI; from the coding sequence ATGGATATCAGGGATTTCAGACTTGAGCGGTATATGGCACAACATGAATTTTCAGCGCCATTTCTACTCTGCTCTTCTGATTGCGAAACCTTGTCAATTCAGGATCTGTTAACGTTCGAAGATCAATCTTATGAGAACTTTTTAAACCTCAAACTCGGGTACACGGAGGCTCCAGGATCACCAGAACTCCGAGAAGAAATTTCCGCATGGTATAATGCAATCGATTCTAATGATGTGATTGTCACATCAGGGGCTGAGGAAACGATATTCATTGCAATGCATGTTTTACTCAGATCCGGAGATCATGTTATCGTCCAGATGCCAGCTTATCAGTCCCTACATGAAATTCCAAAGTCTATTGGATGTCATGTTTCTCCTTGGCATATGGTCGAAAAAAACGGGGCGTGGCATCTGGACCTCGAAATTCTGCACGATCTAATTACACCCAACACAAAGGTATTGGTGATAAACTCCCCTCATAATCCAACAGGGTACCAATTCTCTGCATCTGACTGGGCAGAAATCGAAAAGATATGCTCAGATCACTCAATATTTATCATATCTGACGAGGTCTACCGTGGAATAGAACATAATCCAGATACAGCACTAAACCCGATGGCAGATATGAGTGAGTCAGCCCTATCCATAGGAGTAATGTCAAAATCACTCGGTCTTGCAGGTTTGCGAATTGGATGGGTAGCTTCACAGAATGAAGAATTCAGAAAAAAATTTCAGGCCTTTAAAGATTACACAACAATATGTAACAGCGGCCCTTCGGAGTATCTTGCCAGGTTAGCATTAAAGTACAAGGATCAGATTATCAAGAATAATCTTTCGATCATCCATGAAAATATGGATATCCTTCACACATTTTTCAAGAGTTACGCTGACCAGGTTACCTGGTCAGCTCCTATTGCCGGGTCCACGGCATTTCCCAGGTTGGTATCAGACACACCTGTCGAAACCTTTTGTGATAAGGTCCGGAAGGATACGGGAGTACTCCTGCTTCCCGGGACAGTGTTCCATGTTGAAACACCCCACTTCAGATTAGGATATGGAAGAAAAAACATGCCTGATATTTTAGGCAGGTTTGAACAGTATCTACAATCCCGGATCTAA
- a CDS encoding ABC transporter ATP-binding protein, with protein MQSTGKGSMINASHLSRKYGEATVLHDVSFTCEEGQILGIIGHNGAGKTTLLKILSGLIKPDSGSLTIGGVDVLSDPMQVKCQLGYLPEESRLYETMTVPDYLRFFGEIYGLDRETVDSRAGILLAQLSLNPDGKRIGNLSKGMKRKVAIARTLIHDPAILVYDEPGSGLDPMTSRFIIEYLKDLRNRGKTIILSAHNLNQVEEICDLVMILKQGDVVIRGTMPELREQFGSIRYEVWFHLLGESPLTLPVGTEKSGNLWMSTVRSVPDLNALTSDISNNGGVVERIESKYPSLEEILMKIGK; from the coding sequence ATGCAGAGTACAGGAAAAGGAAGCATGATCAATGCGTCACATCTCTCCAGGAAGTATGGTGAGGCAACTGTGCTTCACGATGTATCCTTTACCTGTGAGGAAGGGCAAATCCTGGGAATTATCGGGCATAACGGTGCAGGAAAAACCACCCTACTCAAGATTCTTTCAGGCCTCATTAAGCCTGATTCAGGGAGCCTTACCATCGGTGGTGTTGATGTTCTTTCCGATCCCATGCAGGTCAAGTGCCAGCTCGGCTATCTTCCTGAAGAATCACGCCTTTATGAAACCATGACGGTTCCAGATTACCTTCGCTTTTTTGGGGAGATTTACGGACTAGATCGGGAGACAGTAGATTCCCGTGCCGGTATATTACTTGCCCAATTATCATTAAATCCTGATGGGAAACGGATTGGAAATTTATCCAAAGGCATGAAGAGAAAGGTTGCAATTGCACGAACCCTTATTCATGATCCTGCAATCCTTGTTTATGATGAGCCTGGTTCTGGTCTTGACCCGATGACCAGTCGGTTCATCATTGAATACCTTAAAGATCTGCGGAATCGCGGTAAGACTATCATCCTATCTGCACACAATCTCAATCAGGTTGAAGAGATCTGCGATCTGGTAATGATATTAAAGCAGGGAGATGTTGTTATCAGAGGGACCATGCCAGAACTTAGAGAGCAGTTTGGTTCAATTAGATATGAGGTATGGTTCCATCTTCTTGGAGAAAGTCCCTTGACATTGCCTGTTGGAACTGAAAAAAGTGGAAATCTCTGGATGTCAACAGTCCGGTCTGTTCCTGATCTTAATGCCCTTACCTCTGATATTTCTAATAATGGTGGAGTAGTAGAGCGTATTGAATCAAAATATCCGTCACTTGAAGAGATTTTAATGAAGATTGGGAAATAA
- a CDS encoding beta/alpha barrel domain-containing protein, producing the protein MSKSIYVPLDVPKDQQKTYTSNFKTITHESGRLMLFAGDQKIEHLNADFFGDGIHKDDNDPEHLFRIAAKAKIGCFATQLGLIARYGADYPDVPYLVKINSKTNLVGTSQQEPSSGLLNTVEQVVRFRKSSGLKIGGIGYTIYLGSEAESEMLSAAANAIFEAHQNGLVTVLWIYPRGKAVKDEKDPHLIAGAAGVAACLGSDFVKVNPPKKEGASSVELMKEATLAAGRTKVVCAGGSSVDGEIFLKQLWEQIHIGGCAGNATGRNIHQKSLDEAVRMCNAIYAITVQDASIEEAVKIYEKK; encoded by the coding sequence ATGAGTAAATCCATTTATGTACCTCTGGATGTACCAAAAGATCAACAGAAAACCTATACCAGCAATTTTAAAACTATTACCCATGAATCAGGAAGGCTCATGCTCTTTGCCGGGGATCAGAAGATTGAGCACCTGAACGCAGATTTTTTTGGTGATGGAATTCATAAAGACGACAACGATCCCGAGCATCTCTTTCGTATAGCTGCAAAAGCTAAGATCGGATGTTTTGCAACTCAACTCGGACTTATTGCGCGATATGGTGCAGACTATCCCGATGTTCCCTATCTTGTCAAAATTAATTCTAAAACCAATCTGGTTGGTACATCACAACAGGAACCGTCATCAGGCCTTTTAAACACTGTAGAACAAGTAGTCAGATTTAGAAAAAGCAGCGGTTTAAAAATTGGCGGGATCGGTTATACAATATATCTTGGATCAGAGGCTGAATCAGAGATGCTGTCAGCAGCTGCTAACGCAATCTTTGAAGCACACCAAAACGGTCTCGTAACTGTGCTATGGATATATCCAAGAGGAAAAGCAGTCAAGGATGAGAAAGATCCACACCTTATTGCAGGTGCCGCAGGTGTTGCAGCATGTCTAGGTTCTGATTTTGTGAAAGTAAACCCACCAAAGAAAGAGGGGGCATCATCTGTTGAACTGATGAAGGAAGCAACTCTGGCAGCAGGAAGAACCAAAGTAGTCTGTGCGGGAGGTTCAAGCGTTGATGGAGAAATTTTCCTGAAACAACTCTGGGAACAGATCCACATCGGTGGTTGTGCTGGTAATGCAACCGGACGGAACATCCATCAAAAAAGCCTTGATGAAGCCGTCAGGATGTGTAATGCAATCTATGCAATCACCGTTCAGGATGCATCAATTGAAGAAGCAGTAAAAATATACGAAAAAAAGTGA
- a CDS encoding response regulator has product MSVEILVVDDEPALNELFVIGLKKYGFSTEGVLGGRECLDLLKDEYRPDLILLDMMMEPMDGWETLHHIKADPDFRKIPVIMQTGKNLTFKEAEQFSYYIEDYIMKPITPKRCVDIINEILEKQRIIQALIDKAHAKGCSESEIDHFVTIHRANDVSGRLMHLLEDRYGSSTGEQDPDSYGPEDFQIFRSKIKAEYDLLIQNMGINT; this is encoded by the coding sequence ATGTCGGTAGAAATCCTAGTTGTTGATGATGAACCTGCTCTCAACGAGCTTTTTGTTATCGGCCTGAAAAAATACGGGTTTTCTACAGAGGGAGTACTCGGAGGCAGAGAATGTCTGGATCTACTCAAAGATGAATACAGGCCTGACCTAATTCTACTCGATATGATGATGGAACCTATGGATGGATGGGAAACTCTCCATCATATCAAGGCAGACCCGGATTTTCGTAAGATTCCGGTAATCATGCAGACCGGAAAAAACCTGACTTTTAAAGAAGCTGAACAATTTTCATACTATATTGAGGATTACATCATGAAGCCGATTACCCCCAAGCGTTGTGTCGACATTATTAATGAAATCCTTGAAAAGCAACGAATAATACAGGCACTTATAGATAAAGCACATGCGAAGGGATGCTCTGAAAGTGAGATTGATCACTTTGTTACAATTCATCGTGCCAATGATGTGTCAGGAAGGCTAATGCATCTACTTGAAGATCGATATGGTTCATCTACAGGTGAACAGGATCCTGATTCATACGGGCCTGAAGATTTCCAGATTTTTAGATCAAAAATCAAAGCAGAATATGATCTTCTCATTCAGAATATGGGCATTAATACCTGA
- a CDS encoding acetate--CoA ligase family protein: MDRRLLTEKDGYELLTRYGIPVPAYRFVTTHEEAAVAAEDIGFPVVVKVVSGQIIHKTDAGGVVLHIASHEALVEALLDIDQKVATYDSQAVISGYLVEQEMKSGTELLIGGKIDSAFGKVLTVGMGGIFVELLHDFSMRVLPVDAPEYRAMIHEMAGYRLISGYRGHKPLDEQTLVDILEKIGRLFLEDERIVEFDINPLVLWDNGACAVDARIFIKSTPEKPQVTPQILSPVPDLLHPSSIAVVGASRTPGKVGYAVFRNLLNFQGELYPVNPNAGDILGKKVYPTISSIPSPVEMVVIATPAVTVPDIVKEAGEKGVKSAVILTAGFKETGDAGRELEEELLKVARETGIRIVGPNCLGIIIPPLDLNATFDVQSPLSGQIGFISQSGAIITTVLDWSISRRIGFSSVISVGNQTDMGFLEYLQVLDQDPHTYAVILYVEEIRDGHAFLAYAKNMRGRKPVIALKSGSSVRGREAASSHTGSLAGSYETYIAAFKQSGVIPAYSLAEAFDIARLVVSEGYPKGKRTIILTNAGGFGVLASDYAEKSAMEMITLSDQVIEELNSILPDSWSHKNPVDLLGDSNASRFARVFDVMIKYQHLWDIAVVITAPVAMMDPKNLAHEMIRLSRFTHSMVVGCLLGGDSMKSAIDMLGEAHIPNYQDLQDAFRTVGAILESCNLDSPTKPSP, translated from the coding sequence ATGGATAGGCGGCTGCTTACTGAAAAGGATGGGTACGAACTACTCACCAGGTATGGTATTCCGGTTCCGGCATACCGGTTTGTGACCACCCATGAGGAGGCAGCAGTTGCTGCTGAAGACATCGGATTTCCCGTTGTTGTAAAGGTTGTCTCTGGACAAATTATCCATAAAACAGACGCAGGGGGAGTAGTTCTGCATATTGCCAGTCATGAGGCACTTGTTGAAGCCCTTCTGGATATTGATCAAAAGGTTGCTACATATGATTCTCAAGCAGTAATTAGCGGGTATCTTGTCGAACAGGAAATGAAATCAGGAACCGAACTGCTCATCGGAGGAAAAATAGATTCAGCATTCGGTAAGGTACTCACTGTGGGGATGGGTGGAATTTTTGTCGAACTCCTTCATGATTTCTCAATGAGAGTTCTGCCTGTAGACGCACCTGAATACAGAGCCATGATCCATGAGATGGCTGGATACCGGCTGATATCTGGTTATCGTGGGCATAAACCTCTTGATGAGCAGACCCTCGTGGATATACTGGAAAAGATTGGCAGATTATTTCTTGAAGATGAAAGAATAGTTGAATTTGATATCAACCCGCTTGTCCTCTGGGATAATGGTGCATGTGCAGTAGACGCCCGGATATTTATAAAATCTACACCTGAAAAACCCCAGGTCACTCCACAGATTCTTTCACCGGTTCCGGACCTTCTCCATCCTTCCTCTATTGCAGTAGTTGGAGCATCACGAACTCCGGGGAAGGTCGGATATGCTGTCTTTCGTAATCTTCTGAACTTCCAGGGCGAACTCTACCCGGTCAATCCGAACGCTGGTGATATTCTTGGTAAAAAAGTCTATCCTACCATTAGTTCTATTCCGAGCCCTGTTGAGATGGTGGTTATTGCAACCCCTGCAGTAACAGTTCCTGATATTGTTAAAGAAGCAGGAGAGAAGGGAGTAAAATCTGCAGTGATCCTGACTGCCGGATTCAAAGAGACCGGTGATGCAGGAAGAGAACTTGAAGAAGAACTGCTTAAGGTAGCCAGAGAGACAGGAATAAGGATAGTCGGTCCGAACTGTTTGGGTATCATTATCCCGCCACTGGACCTGAATGCAACTTTTGATGTACAGTCTCCACTTTCTGGCCAAATTGGATTCATTTCTCAAAGTGGTGCCATCATTACAACGGTTCTAGACTGGTCAATTTCCCGCCGCATAGGTTTTTCATCTGTCATTAGTGTAGGAAACCAGACCGACATGGGATTTTTAGAGTATTTGCAGGTTCTTGATCAGGACCCACATACCTATGCTGTTATCCTGTATGTCGAGGAGATCCGTGACGGGCATGCATTTTTGGCATATGCCAAAAATATGAGGGGAAGAAAACCGGTGATCGCACTTAAGTCTGGTTCTTCAGTAAGAGGTCGTGAAGCTGCTTCGTCGCATACCGGATCCCTTGCAGGGAGTTATGAAACATACATTGCAGCTTTTAAGCAGAGTGGGGTGATCCCTGCCTATTCTCTCGCGGAGGCCTTTGATATTGCCCGTCTTGTGGTTTCTGAAGGTTATCCCAAAGGGAAAAGAACGATCATCCTCACCAACGCAGGAGGATTTGGAGTACTTGCTTCAGACTATGCAGAAAAGAGTGCGATGGAGATGATCACACTGTCTGATCAGGTTATTGAAGAACTCAATAGTATTCTCCCTGATTCCTGGTCTCATAAAAATCCGGTTGATCTCCTCGGGGATAGTAATGCTTCACGTTTTGCCCGAGTATTTGATGTAATGATTAAGTACCAACATCTCTGGGATATTGCTGTAGTAATCACTGCACCGGTGGCTATGATGGATCCTAAAAACCTTGCTCATGAGATGATCAGACTCTCCAGGTTTACTCATAGCATGGTGGTTGGATGTCTTCTCGGAGGTGACTCTATGAAGTCAGCTATTGATATGCTTGGGGAAGCACATATTCCAAATTATCAGGATCTTCAGGATGCATTCAGAACTGTTGGGGCAATCCTTGAATCCTGTAATCTGGATAGTCCCACAAAACCATCACCATGA